Genomic DNA from Theobroma cacao cultivar B97-61/B2 chromosome 3, Criollo_cocoa_genome_V2, whole genome shotgun sequence:
CATTTTGGAATAAAAGGAAAGTTATGTCTGTTggaaattagaaaataaaagaagggTTATGtctattgaaaataaaaaaaataaaaatgcagTCACTTCTATTGGGAAAGACCAATATTTGTGACTGTTTAAAATAGACACAAACTGTGTCTGTTGGAAATAAGCATCTAAATCCTcttttaaacaacaaaataataatctcTCCTTCTTTCATATTCTCCAAGTTTCCTTCTATATCATTTTGCtgtaaaaaaatcttatataAGTTTGACAATGATGTCATACTTCGATGACTATTCAGTGGATTGATTTCATCAGTGCAAAATGTCGTCAATTAATAAGCTTCATTGTATCTTTAAGGTTTATACGTTGGTAACTCTTTTACACACTATAAGTGGAGGTGAATAAAACCTTAAAGATAGTGACATTGATACACGTTTTGAAGccaattttttgatttttagttttgtGTTCTAACAAttgtcattaatcaaaataccacttgtcattttatatccacaTGACATTGATTTGACATTAATGTGGAGAgtgaaaaatatcacatgGTTATGTTATTATGCCAAATTAGCATgttacatcatcatcaattataatatatcaaCATGCCATAtcatcattaattatgatatgttaacaTATCATGTTAGCACCACGTGGCATAGAATGACAAATAGCATTTTGACTAAGTCAATCATTAgtcataaaaacttatttgactcaaaataaaaatataaaagcttatttgactcaaaataaaagtatagagatttaattgaatgcaataaaaagataaagatttatttaaatttttttgaatagtttaggaaatttttttataaattatgccaaagaaaaataaaaagatggTGAAGGATGGTGACTTGTGAGTAAGGATGGCAATGGGTACCCTATAATCAGATTCCTCGGGTACCCACCTCGAACTTTCGAACTTAAGTAAAGATAGAAAGCAGTTAAGACCTTTACCAACTTTACAAGCAAttctttttgtcaaaaattgataaatatatgaaaaatatagttactaaaattattaatgtgatcacattaatatatttaaattaaaaaaattaaattattaattatatttaaataatataaatatcatatcatattacaaaagaatataattattatatatatttttaatataaatatatttactttctattttatattaacattacaaaaattataacttataaagttattaattataatatatatattattaattatataaacttttaatatataaatacttCTATTTAAAAggaagcttgtatgacttctTAAGATTATGACACGTGGCTGCACCTGTTGTTGCTGCATGGTGCTATGGGGAAGTGTTATTTagctttgttttcattttcaaatagggcctttcttttgctttgttttaGAACCTAGAGGACCTTGGCTTCAGAAGTAGATAAGGGGTTATTAAGTGGGTATCTTGGGTGGGGAAAGGAGCCCatttattttactttgttTGACCCATTGATGACACCTGGCTTTTTTATGGCCCTTGATTTTGGAAGCCAGGGGTTATTTAGCTGGCTTGAGCTTTTTCTCATTGTTGAATCTTCTCCCAATTTGAGCTGGTTGAGAGATGTCTTGGGTTCTTTCGTTGTTTACTTTGCCTGTGTTTATTTTAATGGGTTTTCAAAGTTAAGGATTTATTGTTTGGTTGGGTGTTTTGGGTCTGCTTGGGGGGGTGGCATGGGCAATCTTTCCCTGTGTTTCTTGCCATGTTTGTTGGGTTTTATGTGACTTTTTTTCCTCAATTGGTTTCTTGGGATTTGCACCCACTAGGTTGATGTTGTATGGCTTGGCAATGCGTCTATGTTGAAATGGGTGTCGTGTTTTGCCTGCGTAGCTATGCCTTCTCTGCGTCTATCAATTAGTTCTTATCATCCTGCTAGCTATGTTTTGGGTTACAAGAAGTTTTTATATGTGTTTCTTAGATCTTGGTTTTGTTTACACCTCTCTTTgcattccttttctttgtttatctCGTTAATTAGGGTTTTCTCAAGTGGGAATGATTTTCGCATTTGTGAttgtttacttttttttttttacctttttgtttctttgttgCGTACTTTCTTGCTTTATCCTGCTATTtgaattgttaattttattatttggtttGTTAAATTTCTGTTCTTTGTgggatgaaatttttattctcttttatattgttttgagGATTGCTATGAATTTGTTTGATCTATCATGTTGTTCAAGTTGTTATTAtgaatcaattttaaatttccctTTTGCCATTCCTTGTTGGgaaaaaatgagatattttGTGTTAAATTTTACCTAATGTTCGATGAGAATATCAGGTTGTATTATATTCTCCGTTTGAGTATTTGTTACTTGTATGAActtcttaaatttatttattactgTTTTTCCTGTATTGATCTTTAATGGTTTATTTTGTAGATTTTATCCTgatattctttattaatttctttgttattttcCTATTGCAGGAACCT
This window encodes:
- the LOC18604705 gene encoding uncharacterized protein LOC18604705 isoform X3, whose amino-acid sequence is MTPGFFMALDFGSQGLFSWLELFLIVESSPNLSWLRDVLGSFVVYFACVYFNGFSKNLGSRASTFIDLNLEQQSSWGKLWLKFSKSIAYSNFFLCCGGITSSFCFDGFQKNRFHC
- the LOC18604705 gene encoding uncharacterized protein LOC18604705 isoform X4, translated to MTPGFFMALDFGSQGLFSWLELFLIVESSPNLSWLRDVLGSFVVYFACVYFNGFSKNLGSRASTFIDLNLEQQFNQDTCFLGHCLTYILAFYVNADFKLFLPFFKVQVGGNFG